The following coding sequences are from one Gossypium raimondii isolate GPD5lz chromosome 4, ASM2569854v1, whole genome shotgun sequence window:
- the LOC105784777 gene encoding LOW QUALITY PROTEIN: senescence-specific cysteine protease SAG39 (The sequence of the model RefSeq protein was modified relative to this genomic sequence to represent the inferred CDS: inserted 1 base in 1 codon) has product MASKNQLHHHFTCLALLIFILGVCEATSRAALEDASMYERHQQWMVQFGRVYKDTNERQKRFQIFKQNMARIDSFNAANNKPYKLGVNQFADLTNQEFTASRNGFKGHMCSNTATTFKYENATALPSTVDWRKKGAVTPIKDQGQCGCCWAFSAVAAMEGVTKLTTGKLISLSEQELVDCDTKGEDQGCEGGLMDDAFQFIEKNKGLTTESXLPYKGVDGTCNTNEEANHAAKINGFEDVPANSEDALQKAVANQPVSVAIDAGGFDFQFYSGGVFTGSCGTDLDHGVTAVGYGEDGGTKYWLVKNSWGSSWGEEGYIRMQRDVDAKEGLCGIAMQASYPTA; this is encoded by the exons ATGGCTTCTAAAAACCAGCTGCATCACCATTTCACTTGTTTGGCCTTACTAATCTTCATATTGGGTGTATGTGAAGCCACATCCCGCGCTGCTCTTGAAGATGCTTCCATGTACGAGAGGCATCAGCAATGGATGGTCCAATTCGGACGAGTTTACAAGGACACCAACGAGAGGCAAAAGCGTTTCCagattttcaaacaaaatatggCACGCATCGACTCTTTCAATGCTGCCAACAACAAGCCGTACAAGCTCGGTGTGAACCAATTTGCAGATCTAACCAACCAAGAGTTCACTGCTTCTCGAAATGGGTTCAAGGGCCATATGTGTTCCAACACGGCTACCACTTTCAAATACGAGAACGCCACCGCATTGCCTTCTACCGTGGATTGGAGAAAGAAAGGAGCTGTTACACCTATCAAGGACCAAGGCCAATGCG GATGCTGTTGGGCGTTCTCGGCCGTGGCAGCCATGGAAGGGGTTACTAAGCTGACAACAGGAAAGTTAATTTCCTTGTCCGAGCAGGAACTGGTGGACTGTGACACCAAGGGTGAGGATCAAGGCTGCGAAGGTGGTCTAATGGACGATGCATTccaattcatcgagaagaacaAAGGCCTAACAACCGAAT ATTTACCCTACAAGGGAGTCGATGGCACATGCAATACCAACGAAGAAGCCAACCATGCGGCTAAGATAAATGGGTTTGAAGATGTGCCTGCCAATAGTGAAGATGCATTGCAGAAGGCCGTTGCCAACCAACCCGTTTCAGTTGCCATCGATGCCGGGGGGTTCGACTTCCAGTTCTACTCGGGTGGTGTGTTTACGGGAAGTTGTGGCACCGATCTGGACCACGGAGTGACGGCTGTTGGATATGGAGAGGATGGTGGGACTAAGTATTGGTTGGTGAAGAACTCTTGGGGCAGTAGCTGGGGTGAAGAAGGCTACATTAGGATGCAAAGAGATGTGGATGCAAAGGAAGGCCTTTGTGGCATTGCAATGCAAGCATCCTACCCTACTGCATAA
- the LOC105784775 gene encoding senescence-specific cysteine protease SAG39-like: MASKHQLHHHFTCLALLIFILGVCEATSRAALEDASMYERHQQWMVQFGRVYKDTNERQKRFQIFKQNVARIDSFNAANNKPYKLGVNQFADLTNQEFTASRNGFKGHMCSNTATTFKYENATALPSTVDWRKKGAVTPIKDQGQCGCCWAFSAVAAMEGVTKLTTGKLISLSEQELVDCDTKGEDQGCEGGLMDDAFQFIEKNKGLTTESIYPYKGVDGTCNTNEEANHAAKINGFEDVPANSEDALQKAVANQPVSVAIDAGGFDFQFYSGGVFTGSCGTDLDHGVTAVGYGEDGGTKYWLVKNSWGSSWGEEGYIRMQRDVDAKEGLCGIAMQASYPTA; this comes from the exons ATGGCTTCCAAACACCAGCTGCATCATCATTTCACTTGTTTGGCCTTACTAATCTTCATATTGGGTGTATGTGAAGCCACATCCCGCGCTGCTCTTGAAGATGCATCCATGTACGAGAGGCATCAACAATGGATGGTCCAATTCGGACGAGTTTACAAGGACACCAACGAGAGGCAAAAGCGTTTCCagattttcaaacaaaatgtgGCACGCATCGACTCTTTCAATGCTGCCAACAACAAGCCGTACAAGCTCGGTGTGAACCAATTTGCAGATCTTACCAACCAAGAGTTCACTGCTTCTCGAAATGGGTTCAAGGGCCATATGTGTTCCAACACGGCTACCACTTTCAAATACGAGAACGCCACCGCATTGCCTTCTACCGTGGATTGGAGAAAGAAAGGAGCTGTTACACCTATCAAGGACCAAGGCCAATGCG GATGCTGTTGGGCGTTCTCGGCCGTGGCAGCCATGGAAGGGGTTACTAAGCTGACAACAGGAAAGTTAATTTCCTTGTCCGAGCAGGAACTGGTGGACTGTGACACCAAGGGTGAGGATCAAGGCTGCGAAGGTGGTCTAATGGACGACGCATTCCAATTCATCGAGAAAAACAAAGGCCTAACAACCGAATCCATTTACCCCTACAAGGGAGTCGATGGCACATGCAATACCAACGAAGAAGCCAACCATGCGGCTAAGATAAATGGGTTTGAAGATGTGCCTGCCAATAGTGAAGATGCATTGCAGAAGGCCGTTGCCAACCAACCTGTTTCTGTTGCCATCGATGCCGGGGGGTTCGACTTCCAGTTCTACTCGGGTGGTGTGTTTACAGGAAGTTGTGGCACCGATCTGGACCACGGAGTGACGGCTGTTGGATATGGAGAGGATGGTGGGACTAAGTATTGGTTGGTGAAGAACTCTTGGGGCAGTAGCTGGGGTGAAGAAGGCTACATTAGGATGCAAAGAGATGTGGATGCAAAGGAAGGCCTTTGTGGCATTGCAATGCAAGCATCCTACCCTACTGCATAA